The genomic interval TTGCCAGGGAGGATCTGATGGATCCGAGCGGAGACTATATAGAAGTTTTCTGGAACAGTGAAGAACAGAGAGAATTCGCCCCTGAAGGATCTTTTTCTCCGTCCGCAAAAGCCAGCAAAGAAAAAGGTCGGAAATATCATGAATATATGGTGGAGCGTCTGGGCGAATTCATCGACTGGATGCGGCAGGCCTGATTTATTCAATCCACTGGAGGGAGCTGATAACCATGGTGAGCAGCCGCTATCTTTCGCAGGAGCTATTTACAGGCTTCGGTCAGGAAGGTCAGCAGCAGCTGATCGACAGCAGGGTGTTATTGGTGGGTTGTGGAGCTTTGGGCAGCATGACGGCCGAGATGATGGCCCGGGCCGGCGTGGGCTTTCTGCGTCTGGTCGACTATGATCAGGTGGAGCTGGCCAATCTGCATCGGCAGATTTTGTTTGCAGAAGAAGATGCCAGCATGAGCAGATTAAAAGTTTACTGCGCCCGAGAAAGGCTTGAGAAGATAAATTCCGAAATCGAATACGAAATCTACGATCGCAAATTCCGTAAGGATAATGGAGAAAAACTGGCTGAAGATATCGATATAATCATGGATTGCACCGATAATCCGGAAGCACGGCGCGCCATCGATACCACCGCCCGCAGACTGGAAATCCCCTGGGTTTATGGAGGGGTGGCAGCGGCGGTAGGCATGGTCAAATTCACGCATAAAATGAATGGGGAGGAGTTAACTTGCAGCACAAAATAGAAAAGCTGATTGCTGATTATGTAAAAGATTATTCCCGCCGCGAATCGATAGAGACGGAATGGCGAGAGCCAGTAGTGGAGTTCGCTGCGGCAGATGATGAGCTATTTGCCCGGCTTTCCGAAGCTGTCAGTCCCAGTCATGCCCGGCCGGAGGATTTTCTGGAGGAAGCCGGGACCGTCATCGCCTACTTTCTTCCCTTCGCTGATTGGATTATGGAGTCCAATATCGCCGGCCGGGAATGTTCCCGGGAATGGGCGGCTGCCTATCTGGAGACCAATCAGCTGATCGCGGACTTAAATGAGCATCTTAAAAAAGAGCTGGAGAAAAGAGGACAGAGGGCGGCTGCTGTTCCCGCCACCCATAATTTTGACAAGAAGAAGCTGATCAGCGACTGGTCGCACCGTCATGTCGCCTATATTGCCGGCCTGGGTACTTTCGGGCTCAACAACATGCTCATTACCGAGCGGGGCTGCGGCGGCAGGGTGGGAACGCTGGTCGTCGACCTGGAGATGTCCCCCTCTCCCCGACCGGAGGTTGAATACTGCCTGCACAAAGAGAGGGGGCGTGCCAGAAATGCCTCGACCGCTGCGTCGAAGACGCTCTCAAGCTGGATTCTTTCGACCGGAGCAGCTGTTATAAGATGCTGCAGGAAAACGACAGACTGCATGCGGAGTTCGAGCAGATGACGGATGCCTGCGGCAAATGCTGTGTGGATCTGCCCTGTTCGAGGGTGAATCCGGGCACTGCTGATAACCAGAGAATTTTTGTCGAGGATTAAAGTCTCGAGCAGAATAACCTGATTCTTTTTTCGCTTTATATTGTTGAACATATAAAGAGAAATGTCAAGAATTGCGCGCATAGTCACGCGTAACCTGTTAGAATTACTTTACACTACTCCACTCCCAGGCAAACATTAGATTATATTGGAGCTGCTCAGGAAGAGATTGATAAATCTACGCAGGGGATGTACTTATAGCCTGTCTAAAAGATTTTTAGCTTCCTGCTAATTTTCGTGGTGAAAAAAGTGATTAAAATATATCTGCTTTGTTTAAGATGTTTGCTTTCGCAAAAAGAAACATGGTCTTCACCTGACTTCCTCCTGTAATTTATCGATCCGGCCGAGCACCCTGTACATGTCAGCTGCCGCCGCGTTAAGCTTAAGACTTTACAGATCGACTAAAATTGGTTATAATAAAATTGTACAATATGGAAACAGTACAGTCTTTGCGATTTTTTTCAGCCTTTGCTGACCACCTTCCATCTGCCCGTTCTATACGTTCTCACAATACATAGTTTCAGCAGATGGTCAGAGGTGGAAACCAGAGGTTTTATTTATTGACCATGAATTATGGTCAGGGTATTGCAATGACAGAAAATTAAAATATGGAGGAGGTATTAAAAAAAGAAAATCAAATTTTACAGTATGATTTTGCGGTAGAAATCAGCACAGCAAAAATTCTGGCTGCTTTTAGTCCTGAGAGAGAATAGCGAACAGTGAGCAAATATTTACAAAAACTCTATATAGGGGGTCAAATTAAATTATGATGAAGAGAGCAGCAGTAATAACCGCCCTGATTGTAGGTTTTGCCCTGGTATTTGCCGGTCCAGCAGCAGCTCATGATGTCGATTTTATGTCGATAGCTACGGGAGGAACCGGAGGAGTCTATTATCCTGTAGGTGGAGGCATGGCCGAGCTGATCAACGAACATACGGATATCGATGCTACTTCCGAGGTAACCGGTGCCTCAGTTGAAAATGTCCGTTTTATTCAGGACTTAGAGACTGAATGGGGACTGGCCCAGAACGATATTACCTATTATGCCAAGTATGGAGAAGAGATGTTTGAAGAGGATTCCATGGAGGATTTGAGAGGTATAGCCATGATGTATCCGGAGACCATCCAGATACTCACTCTGGAAGGATCAGGCGTCGAGAGCGTATCCGACTTTGAAGGCAAAGATGTGGCGGTGGGTGCTCCCGGCAGCGGCACCGAAGCCAACGCCCGTCAGATAATCGAGGCTCACGATTTGACCTATGATGACATGACTGTTGACTATCTTTCCTTCGTCGAAGCAGTCGACGCTCTGCGTGACGGTCATGTAGATGCCGCTTTCGTCACCGCCGGTACTCCCACGGGTTCGGTAGTGGACCTGGCAGCCACACATGATCCCAAAATAGTAGAAGTTGAAGATGAGGCCATGGAAGTCTTGATGGAGGAGTATCCTTACTACATCGACATCACAGTTCCCGGCGGCACCTATGAAGGCATCGAAGAAGATGCTGATACCGTCGCCGTTCTGGCCATGATCATCACCAATTCTGAACTTCCTGAAGAGTTCATCTATGAAACCACAGCCGCCGTCTTCGATAATTACGAGTATCTGGGCGAAATTCACGAGCGCGGCGCTGAGGTCACGCTGGAAACAGCTTTAGACGGTATGCCTATCGAACTGCATGAAGGTGCCCGCAGTTATTATGAAGATCAGGGTATAGATGTCGACGAATACGTAAACTAAACCAACAGCTGCGGCTTACAATATTAACAGGTCAAAGATAGGGAGCCGGGGCTTTCCGGCTCCTTCTTTTCTATGTATTCAGAGCAGTATTTTTGATGTTTTTATGAGCCTTTTGCTCCTTCACAAAGTTAAATCAGGTTAAGGAGGCAACTCATGGAAAGCGATAATCACGAAGGAACAGATAAAGAGAATCTGGAAGGCATTGAAATCGAGAGGGAAGAAGGAGTAGAAAAAGAAGTCGAGGAGAAAATAGGCAAAAAGAGAATATTGAGAGGAAAATGGGCCGTCATCGCGATGATAGTAGGGATTTTGGCCTCGATTTTTCATTTTTATACAGCCGGTTTCGGCATTCTGCTCACCTTCGAACAGAGGTCGGTGCATCTGGCCTTTTTGATGTTTTTAGCCTTTATAATGTTTCCTCTGACCTCAGGACAAAAGGATAAAGGTAAAGTGCCGTGGTACGATATAGTACTCGCCCTGCTGGCTGTGGCCAGCATGCTCTATATTTATTTCAATCACGAAGCGATAGTGAGAAGGGCCGGCCGACCGACAACAGAGGATCTGGTTATGGGCACTATAGCCATAATAATGGTGCTGGAGGCCACCAGGCGCACAATAAATATAGCTCTTCCCCTGATAGCTGTATTATTTCTTGGCTACGCCTTTTTGGGACCGCATATGCCGGGGCCGCTGGCTCATAGAGGCTATTCTTTGACCAGAGTTGTCGGCCATCAGTTTTTGACCACCGAGGGGATATTCGGAATACCGATCGGAGTCTCGGCTACCTTCGTATACCTTTTTGTGCTCTTTGGAACTGTGCTGGAACAGAGCGGTATCGGCAATTATCTCATCAAGGCTGTTTTTGCGGCTTTAGGACATCAGCGCGGAGGTCCGGCTAAAGCGGCTGTCGTTACAAGCGGCCTTATGGGCATGATATCGGGCAGTTCCATCGCCAATACGGTGACCACCGGCTCTTTCACCATACCTCTCATGAAGAAGATGGGCTTTTCCAGCGAGGTAGCCGGCGGTGTGGAATCGGCCGCCTCGACCAACGGCCAGTTTCTGCCGCCCATCATGGGAGCAGCTGCTTTTATCATGATAGAATTTACCGGCTATTCCTACGTGTATATTATTTCTGCTGCTTTTCTGCCGGCTATCCTGGCCTATGTGGCCATCTTCGGCATGGTCCATATAGAATCGATCAAGCAGGGGATTTCCGGACTTTCCCGCGAGGAAAAAGACCCGCTGATCCCAACGCTTTTGAGAGGGATATATTTTCTCATTCCCATAGCGGTGCTTATTTATCTGCTGGTTATTGTCAGATCAACCCCCTTCCGGGCTGCCTATGAGAGCATCTGGGTGGCGATCTTCGTAAGTCTGCTGGTTAAAATATTCCTCTATTACTGGTGCCGCCGCAAAAATTGGACGCCGGGCAGTGTCAAAGAAGAAGATCTGCCCATAGACCCGACCCGGGAGAGCAAAGGTGGATTATTTTCGATAGGAGAAGTCAATAAAGCCTTCTGGAAAGAGCTGGGAGAAGCCTTCGCCGACGGCGCTCACAAAATGGTCACCGTGGCTATGGCCTGTGCCTGTGCCGGCATAATTATCGGCGTGGTTTCCATGACCGGTCTGGGGCTCAGGATGAGCAGTCTGCTGGTGCGAATAGGGCGCGGAAGCTTATTTTTGACGCTGCTTTTGACTGTTTTTGCTTCCGTTTTGCTCGGCATGGGTATCCCCACCACTGCTAAATACGTCATGCTGGCTACCTTAGTAGCCCCGGCGCTGGTAGAACTGGGAGTTCCGCTTATCGC from Halarsenatibacter silvermanii carries:
- a CDS encoding HesA/MoeB/ThiF family protein; amino-acid sequence: MVSSRYLSQELFTGFGQEGQQQLIDSRVLLVGCGALGSMTAEMMARAGVGFLRLVDYDQVELANLHRQILFAEEDASMSRLKVYCARERLEKINSEIEYEIYDRKFRKDNGEKLAEDIDIIMDCTDNPEARRAIDTTARRLEIPWVYGGVAAAVGMVKFTHKMNGEELTCSTK
- a CDS encoding epoxyqueuosine reductase, producing MQHKIEKLIADYVKDYSRRESIETEWREPVVEFAAADDELFARLSEAVSPSHARPEDFLEEAGTVIAYFLPFADWIMESNIAGRECSREWAAAYLETNQLIADLNEHLKKELEKRGQRAAAVPATHNFDKKKLISDWSHRHVAYIAGLGTFGLNNMLITERGCGGRVGTLVVDLEMSPSPRPEVEYCLHKERGRARNASTAASKTLSSWILSTGAAVIRCCRKTTDCMRSSSR
- a CDS encoding TAXI family TRAP transporter solute-binding subunit is translated as MMKRAAVITALIVGFALVFAGPAAAHDVDFMSIATGGTGGVYYPVGGGMAELINEHTDIDATSEVTGASVENVRFIQDLETEWGLAQNDITYYAKYGEEMFEEDSMEDLRGIAMMYPETIQILTLEGSGVESVSDFEGKDVAVGAPGSGTEANARQIIEAHDLTYDDMTVDYLSFVEAVDALRDGHVDAAFVTAGTPTGSVVDLAATHDPKIVEVEDEAMEVLMEEYPYYIDITVPGGTYEGIEEDADTVAVLAMIITNSELPEEFIYETTAAVFDNYEYLGEIHERGAEVTLETALDGMPIELHEGARSYYEDQGIDVDEYVN
- a CDS encoding TRAP transporter permease, producing the protein MESDNHEGTDKENLEGIEIEREEGVEKEVEEKIGKKRILRGKWAVIAMIVGILASIFHFYTAGFGILLTFEQRSVHLAFLMFLAFIMFPLTSGQKDKGKVPWYDIVLALLAVASMLYIYFNHEAIVRRAGRPTTEDLVMGTIAIIMVLEATRRTINIALPLIAVLFLGYAFLGPHMPGPLAHRGYSLTRVVGHQFLTTEGIFGIPIGVSATFVYLFVLFGTVLEQSGIGNYLIKAVFAALGHQRGGPAKAAVVTSGLMGMISGSSIANTVTTGSFTIPLMKKMGFSSEVAGGVESAASTNGQFLPPIMGAAAFIMIEFTGYSYVYIISAAFLPAILAYVAIFGMVHIESIKQGISGLSREEKDPLIPTLLRGIYFLIPIAVLIYLLVIVRSTPFRAAYESIWVAIFVSLLVKIFLYYWCRRKNWTPGSVKEEDLPIDPTRESKGGLFSIGEVNKAFWKELGEAFADGAHKMVTVAMACACAGIIIGVVSMTGLGLRMSSLLVRIGRGSLFLTLLLTVFASVLLGMGIPTTAKYVMLATLVAPALVELGVPLIAAHLFILYFGVKADVTPPVALAAYAAAGVSGGDPFMSGVQGFKFSLAALLLPFIFVYNPVLLMIDATIPQVVWAAITALIGMFAWSAGIENFLFTRTSWLERIALFGFGLIVVITGLTNDIIGLVGLAAVYVWQRRKAGLPLLPKLFRSDEES